In a single window of the Octopus sinensis linkage group LG1, ASM634580v1, whole genome shotgun sequence genome:
- the LOC115212098 gene encoding UBX domain-containing protein 6: MPNNFFDKIKLDRFFRKAGPGHKLAQEKESHASSSLHSNLSGGPSSLPTASKTESEQRAAAAAIARFNQSKSGECRPVMKTRVRSGTKTSTTDHQQSPDTSAKAGESEKSNTESCPFLLFTCPDIGPAVLPKQEINEYIREFLYNSLEAQPEMASTLMIQTLNKNKEAVKVCVDILTKYIDNLINNPGEEKFRKFRLNNRAFQEKVNPMEGSEEFLLTCGFERKSLKLDDQPEEMYFIIPEEKAQNVDYLKHMKDCLLSAEPIRPQLDRALRVYTPQHMPNFVIPDDFYNLTPAELKREQQLRSENTERIEILRTKAMRERDEKRELRRYRYTMIRIRFPDSVVLQGTFWAQEKLSDLRKFVQDNLRLDWIPFNLVNPTGHRLEEDLTLIELGLAPTAVVNFIVDEDIINDLALQPGTANKAGSFLKSDIQCLLQEFP; encoded by the exons ATGCcaaataatttttttgataaaattaaaCTAGATCGCTTCTTTAGGAAAGCTGGCCCTGGTCATAAATTAGCACAAGAAAAAGAAAGTCATGCCAGTTCATCTTTGCATTCCAATTTATCCGGTGGCCCTTCATCATTACCCACAGCCTCTAAAACAGAATCAGAACAGAGAGCTGCAGCTGCTGCCATTGCACGGTTCAATCAATCAaaatcag GGGAATGCCGGCCTGTTATGAAAACTAGAGTGCGTAGTGGAACTAAAACTAGCACCACAGACCACCAACAATCTCCAGATACTTCTGCCAAAGCAGGGGAGTCTGAAAAGAGTAACACCGAAAGTTGCCCCTTTCTCTTATTTACATGTCCTGATATTGGACCTGCAGTGCTTCCTAAACaagaaattaatgaatatatCCGAGAGTTTCTATATAACTCCCTTGAAGCACAGCCTGAAATGGCCTCGACCTTGATGATTCAGActctgaataaaaataaagaagccgTAAAAGTTTGTGTTGACATCTTAACAAAATATATAGACAACCTTATTAACAACCCCGGTGAGGAAAAATTCAGGAAATTCCGACTTAATAACCGAGCGTTTCAGGAGAAGGTCAACCCTATGGAAGGGAGTGAAGAATTTCTACTTACTTGTGGTTTTGAGAGGAAAAGTCTAAAGCTTGATGATCAACCTGAAGAAATGTATTTTATCATTCCAGAAGAAAAAGCTCAAAACGTTGACTATCTGAAACATATGAAAGACTGTCTTCTATCAGCTGAACCAATTCGACCTCAGCTTGATCGAGCCTTGCGAGTATATACCCCTCAACATATGCCAAATTTTGTAATACCTGATGACTTCTACAATCTCACTCCAGCTGAACTCAAGAGAGAACAACAGTTACGTAGTGAAAACACAGAAAGGATTGAAATTCTTCGAACGAAAGCCATGCGAGAACGTGACGAGAAACGAGAACTTCGTCGTTATCGTTACACTATGATACGTATTCGTTTTCCTGATAGTGTTGTCTTGCAAGGAACCTTTTGGGCTCAAGAAAAATTAAGTGATCTGAGGAAATTTGTACAAGACAATTTAAGACTTGATTGGATACCATTTAATTTAGTGAATCCAACAGGACATAGACTTGAAGAAGACTTGACACTAATTGAACTTGGCCTTGCACCAACTGCTGTGGTTAATTTCATTGTTGATGAAGACATAATTAATGATCTGGCCCTTCAGCCAGGAACTGCTAATAAAGCTGGATCATTTTTGAAGTCTGATATTCAATGCTTACTTCAGGAATTTCCCTAA